The following coding sequences are from one Humulus lupulus chromosome X, drHumLupu1.1, whole genome shotgun sequence window:
- the LOC133804535 gene encoding uncharacterized protein LOC133804535 yields the protein MDHEHGMGATEGSCSNKYEQEMAQLRAVVNRQAEQIEKLLAEQRQRQAPTPPTETPTPPQAPPAVHPMEPLYERFRKQRPPVFEGSTDPLDAQDWKSSLEDIFEFMQLSDREKVSCAAHTLKKDAKIWWEVVKQTREVNQMTWAEFELVFNEKFYNEAVLTAKVSEFTRLQQGNLSVAEYARTFDRLAKFAPDLVNTETSRVNRFLEGLQPELARDVDMGRTGPLSYAQAVEKALRAEHREEKITKAKAATSTPRRDTPFNKEQSRFHNDNKRGAQNFQFRQGQNKKFKGGQQNRQPGFQQMPRCQTCGKNHFGECRLLTKSCFKCGKGDHFIKDCPLMKNQQMKDEPQRTNARVFTITQADADTNNSVVSGDIFASGILTHALIDSGATHSFASLTYVKRLGGSCEKLSEVFSTMLPSGEILYSTHWLRGVPICIDGRELYADLIMLEMADYEVILGMDWLSKYNATIDCRRKTVIFKPSEEDEFMFTGATSKGCIPLISAMKARRLLESGCVGYLASVVDTYKEQKLKPEDVPVVRDFLEVFPEDLPGLPPDREIEFVIELLPGTAPVSKAPYRMAPAELKELKIQLQELLDKKFIRPSFSPWGAPVLFVKKKDGTMRMCIDYRELNKLTIKNKYPLPRIDDLFDQLQGRGVFSKIDLRSGYHQLKIREEDVPKTAFRTRYGHYEFLVMPFGLTNAPAAFMDLMNRVFKDYLDKFVIVFIDDILVYSRSQEEHEEHLRLTLEKLKEKQLYAKFKKCEF from the coding sequence ATGGATCATGAACATGGTATGGGGGCTACTGAAGGCTCTTGCAGCAATAAATATGAACAAGAAATGGCTCAACTTCGAGCGGTGGTGAATAGACAGGCTGAACAAATTGAGAAGTTGTTAGCAGAACAACGACAAAGGCAAGCACCAACACCACCTACTGAAACTCCAACACCTCCACAAGCTCCACCTGCAGTGCACCCCATGGAACCATTATATGAACGGTTCCGAAAACAACGCCCACCAGTATTTGAAGGTAGCACTGACCCACTTGACGCACAAGACTGGAAGAGTTCTTTAGAAGACATCTTTGAGTTCATGCAACTAAGTGACAGGGAAAAAGTTTCTTGTGCTGCACATACACTTAAAAAGGATGCTaagatctggtgggaagtggttaaGCAGACTAGAGAAGTGAATCAGATGACTTGGGCAGAATTTGAACTGGTCTTCAATGAGAAGTTTTATAATGAAGCTGTGTTGACTGCCAAAGTAAGTGAGTTCACTAGATTGCAACAGGGGAATCTATCAGTGGCTGAGTACGCCAGGACATTTGAccggttagccaagtttgcaccagacttgGTTAACACTGAAACTAGTAGAGTGAATCGCTTCCTGGAGGGTCTACAACCAGAATTGGCTAGAGATGTAGATATGGGACGTACAGGGCCTCTTTCTTATGCTCAGGCTgtggagaaagctttgagagctgaacatagagaagaaaaaataacaaaagctAAAGCTGCTACTAGCACGCCTCGTAGAGATACTCCATTCAACAAAGAACAAAGCCGCTTTCACAATGACAACAAAAGAGGGGCCCAGAATTTCCAATTTAGACAAGGACAGAATAAGAAATTTAAAGGAGGTCAGCAAAACAGGCAACCTGGATTCCAACAAATGCCACGATGTCAAACTTGTGGAAAGAATCATTTCGGGGAGTGCAGGCTTCTAACTAAGAGCTGCTTCAAATGTGGCAAGGGGGATCATTTTATCAAAGATTGTCCATTGATGAAGAACCAACAAATGAAGGATGAACCTCAGAGGACAAATGCTAGGGTGTTCACGATTACTCAGGCTGATGCTGATACCAACAACTCTGTTGTGTCAGGTGATATTTTTGCATCTGGTATTCTCACTCATGCATTAATAGATTCAGGTGCCACGCATTCATTTGCATCATTGACATATGTAAAAAGGTTGGGTGGATCGTGTGAAAAATTGTCAGAagtttttagtacaatgttaccatcTGGAGAGATTCTGTATTCTACTCATTGGTTGAGGGGGGTTCCTATTTgcattgatggtagggaattatatgCTGATCTAATAATGTTAGAGATGGCCGATTATGaggtgattttgggtatggattggctttcaaagtataatgccactattgattgtagaaggaaaacAGTGATATTTAAGCCTTCGGAGGAAGATGAGTTTATGTTTACTGGAGCGACATCGAAAGGTTGCATTCCATTAATTTCTGCTATGAAGGCCAGGCGACTGTTGGAAAGTGGATGTGTGGGTTATctcgccagtgtggttgacacgtaTAAGGAGCAAAAGTTAAAACCGGAAGATGTACCGGTAGTTAGAGATTTCTTagaagtatttccagaagatttaccgggattgcctccagacagagaaattgaatttgtgattgagctACTTCCTGGTACAGCCCCTGTGTCcaaggcaccttatagaatggcaccagcagaactaaaggaattaaagatacagttgcaagaactcctggataaaaagtttatcaggcctagtttttcaccatggggagctccggtgctatttgtgaagaaaaaggatgggacgatgcgaatgtgtattgattatagagaattgaacaagttgacaatcaagaataagtatccacttcctagaattgatgatctttttgatcaattacaaggaagaggagtgttttcaaagattgatttgagatctgggtatcatcaattaaagattagagaagaggatgtaccaaagaccgcatttcgaactcggtatggccattatgagttccttgtgatgccatttggattaactaatgctccagctgcattcatggacttgatgaacagggtgtttaaggactaCCTTGATAAGTTTGTAatagtgtttattgatgatatcttggtgtattctcgatcccaagaagaacatgaggaacatttgaggttgacgttggagaaattaaaagaaaaacaactctatgccaaatttaagaaatgtgaattt